The Nicotiana tabacum cultivar K326 chromosome 5, ASM71507v2, whole genome shotgun sequence sequence ATGCCTTAGTTTCATGAATAGtggtagaacttctattctctagctttgTAACTCATTCCTGACTTTCATTTTAAACGTTGTGGAACCAATgcataatcaatatagacttgggcttgatgcccatgagtctcagcctagattactcagcatgtcataaatagttgaagtttcaattttcataatcagttcatgaaTATATGTCTCAGTCTAGTTCTATTTAGCATTCGAGTATCGtgtaactcaatatgattcaatatttcagtatcatgtattgcagtatgattctcagttcctgattttaaatccctgaatgttgaacccctgtatttgggcctgaggccactGTTAATGttttatgcatatttgggcctaaggccgcagtttatgctttaagCATCTttggcctgaggccgcagttatgtataAGTATACTTGGGCCCAAAGCtgcagtttgtgcacatatatattgggcctgaggctgcagtttaatattcagataaataggttgttcatcattcagaagagggagtattcatatccttacttcctttgttcatttcagttatcagctatcatttcagttatcagttattagtTAGCAGTTATTATCTCATTTATCAGTTATCagctatcagttatcatttcagtttcagtttcaacagttataatttcagttatcaattatcaattatcaattctcaattATCAGCTCAGTATTAGTtttagcatttataattctttctttcagttgctttacataccagtgcaattcaaatgtattgATGTCCCTTTTTGCCCGGGACCTGCATTTCACGATGCAGATACTGATTTACAGGTTGATTTTGGTGATCCCCTGTTCTTTCGaggcattatcattaccttacagtctttcagtatttacagatagtcagtgttttcagtacttcaataGAAGCTTCATAGACtggagtaacagttagacagagtcacaagcttttcatgttaagcaataTTGGCTACAGACatatttcagacttgtattagtgtTTCCACACTTTTGATTTTATCATTcaaactttcagtatatcagtatgtgttagtttatcttccacatttagttgttatgataccacatgttgattcagccagccagttgattcgctcggtcacatgtagtcaggcaccgagtgtcgtgttacgtcaaggccaggttcggggcgtgacagtatCTCTTTGAGCTTGTTCGGGATTATGGTCGACTCTGGAATTATGGACTCAATATTTTTAAAGACAGACATTTTGACCTGGGGTTCTGATCCGATGGGATTTGAGGTTGATTTTCAGTCCCTCATATTCCGAGCCCGATGTACCATATCGTAGACGAGCCCTTCGGCCGTTTACAAACCTCATCGGCTCTGTTAATACCAACCAGATTCACAACTTAAAAATGGCATTTTGGTTCTCATATATTaatctaataataataataataatttctatTCTATTTTCGCCATTAAAGCAAACACTTTAAAAGACAATCTAATCATGTCTTTCACATGACTTATTAGTGGGATTTGTCATATGTGGGTGTCCAATTCGGAGACGGAACTGGGCTTAAATGATTACGCACCCACTTCAACTGACTCATTTATGACAAGCCCAAACCCCTATCAAATAAAAACAAGCAAGTATATCGATTTTGGTTATCTTATTAAAGTGCATTTGACGTATTATTGTGAAAGGATAATGTAGAATTCGAGCAACTACTATTTAggcttttaattttcttttacgACAGTAGGCTCATGACTTGTATTAAGGCAAGATAGAAAAGGGGTCAAAATTGCAACCACTGGGCTGCAATTTCATTCAGTGCTgctaaaaagaaaaagtaaaattttCAAGTGACGTCCAGTTTTATGTCATTCATtgaatttttactttcttttttaacAAAAAGTTTAACCTATATCTaatatttggataattttagatacatatatttttctcttcttctctactgttgttttcttctttgtgtttagaggttcttcttcttcttagttgcaaAATGGGTTTATtaaatttgttgttgttttgataaTCTGATGATTGAGATttgttcattataatatttaaaaattatgtttcaaatttgagctcatttagaATAGATTTGAGCATTGAATTGTGTATTGGATTGTTGAAATTCGAAAAATAAGTTTATGTTTCAGAACTTCAGATTTGATTTCCGAAGTTGCATTAAAGAGATTGAACTACTTCATATtcgaatttctgaagttgcatttgaaAAATAGAAGAACTTTATTCGATTTCTGAAGTCGCATTGAAGAGATTGAACTGCTTCATATCCGAGTGGATATACGTTGAAAATTTTGTGTGATATGGATATAACTTCAATAATAGTCCCAAAAGTAGTATATATAAAAATGCCCCTTTTTTAATTTACCCCTCGGAGAAGGGGTTTTTTTTGGTATGATTGATAGGACTATATgagaattgaatttttttttgtcaaTTAAGGAATTATTAGCTTAATATTACCTTATTTtcaatgagaaaaaaaaagatatgaATGCCATAACATATATACTTCCTTTTCTCAATTTTATATAGTGACGATTGACAtaacacgaagtttaagaaagaaaagaaagaagattgGCACATACCAAAAGTTTCATTAGGACTTCTGATCTtaaatggtatgacatttatataattataaaaatatgttatcaagaataaaataaaaaaattaaagagatttcaaatatataaaacacGTTATTTTTTTTCTGAAacgaactaaaaaagaaaaaatatcatATAAAGTGAAATAAATATAGTACTATATGGAATGACTAATCATAAACTTACACCCTTTTTTCTCTACATTTCTTgataggggtgtacaaaggaaaccgacaaatcgtaccaacccgataatccgagtaaaatcgagaaaaaaatccGAGTATGATTTAGTTTGGTGTTAGAAAAAAaacgggagaaattcaaaaataatcaaatttacaagtggtcattcaaaaatagtcacagtttcaaaagtaatcgaaatttagccacttttcatgtaaagataaatctgaacgaaaacactgttcaaaatccggaaaaatactccagcatagcatactggagttccagtataatataccggtccagcataatatactggaatttggagcaccggtgctccagtctccaatatatgatactggagccagcaaagtatatcggtccagcataatatgctggaagttcatacacaggtgcaccgaactccagtatattatgttggaccggtctctgttgcagcaaaataatggctatttttcaatgactaggcaaacgctggctatttttgaatgaccagtccgaaaactggctagactgtgctattttaacaaaaaaaaaaacccgaccatggttttaactaaagaaagtcaaactgaaaccaaaacaacccgacattacatatatagaaattttagatatatttaatatataaatatacttattgtgatgtaatttataaatatttcttaaaaaaattcataattttatcgtttaaggtattatttcaaggttggacttagaaattttgaatgctccaataagttttatagccattaatattagtaaattaaataatactaacaaaagcccaaaccaaaatcaaatcaatactagtGCTAACAAAAgatattcaattcaatactacgaacgggaatgtattgaatatctattttttgttttgcaataatttagataaaaatgcataacctatttttatttttctttagcgtttagtcatgtaattaatactcgtttattagtctatttattttagcatgacttagtacttttagattatgtttatttttattatatctttttaattagcaatatttatattacataattttattgtctttattgttgaatattttaggataatgccatgacacatctcctattttgtattattttcttgaaaaatactttatatagttgtatcttactaggattaaagaaatattttgagcacaagttatatgttttgttctacgaagattttaccggaaaaaaaccTGAAAACCCCCGAATAACCCGAAAactcgagattgaaaaacccgaattttataaatttgattTAGTCTTTAAATGTAATAATCCGACACAATTAGTTTGATTTGGTAATTATAAAATTCGAACTAACCCGACTTATATATATCCTATTTCTCGGGATCGAATAAGCTTGCAACTTAATAagttaaaaaggaaaaagaaaataaaacagaaaggaGGAAGAAGTAGAAACAGGAGAAAGTGAGTAGTTTTTAAAAGCAACATTAGGTGGGAAATTTGGTCAAATGATCACCATTAACAAAAGTGACTTAATACCCAACCCCTTGAAAATAGTGACAAATTGAGTTCTCTTCACCTCATTTTCTCCACACTTTACTTCCAAGAAAGGAACAAACTAACCAAAGAACTCATCTACACTCTTCCTTTGCCTTTTTGCTATTATATTCTCTCTTTATTTAACCTCCCTTCACCAACATCCATTAACTACCCTCCACCCCCCTCCACCCCAACTACCCAATATTAGAGGCAGCCATTTTTTCCTCCATTTAATTTCTAGCAGAACAAGAACTACTTACTTCACAAAGTTCTCAAATTTCTTGATTTTTTAGCTAAATCTTTGAAATGGGTATCAAActttttatgttttctttcattcTAACCTCAGTTCTATTCATTCTTGTTTACATACCCACCCAATTATCTCAATCACCAATCACTATTTTCAAGCCAACTAAAAGCTTCATCATTTCTAATACTAGTAAACCTTACCCTGTAAAATTTGCTTACTTGATCTCTGCTTCTAAAGGAGATGTAGCAAAGTTAAAAAGGCTGATGTTTTCTCTATACCATCCTGGGAATTTTTACTTGATTCATTTGGATTTAGATGCACCAGAAGCTGAGCACAAAGAGATTTCTAGATTTGTGGGTGGAAATACTGTTTTTGGAGAAATTAATAATGTTTGGATTGTGGGAAAACCTAATTTAGTAACATATAGAGGGCCAACTATGCTTGCTACTACACTTCATGCAATGTCTATGCTTTTAAGGACTGCTaaatgggattggtttattaatCTCAGTGCCTCTGATTATCCTTTAGTTACTCAAGATGGTATGGTGAGtgcctctattttttttttcttttttttttttgtaaaaaaattagCTGGTAAATGTGAACCGTATAAATAGTCTCTCGTAGAAATAGTATCTTGTAGAAATGCAGGTAAGACTGCGGTAGGACTGCATGCACCGGACTGCTTTTTTTAATTGGGGTTTTTGACTaaaaatttgtattttttctaGTACATTTGTAGATATaagcatttttcctaatttttttgcCTTTGGGATTTTTTAAGTAAAACTTTTGAATTTATTCCTTCACATTCACTATTTTTTGGCCAAGAAAATATTGTTTTATCATTCTTCAATTGGTTTTAGAGAAATAAAGACAAGTGATTCCTTCACATTTTGGTAAAATGTGTTAAAGATATTCTTTTTATGATAATTATTTTATTCCTGTGTTTTTTAGAAGggcaaaaaaaaaaggatttcctTGATTCCTTCacatttcattttctcaaaatgtagTAAAGAATACTTTgtttattttatacaaaaatgTATGAAAGCCTTTAAATATTGTTTTTCCAAGATGagttcaatacttcaattgtatttttactttttttataatTCTCTCTTTTAAAGTTTTCTCATCATGGTCTCAGATCTGATCCATGCCTTCTCTGACATACCAAGGGATCTAAATTTTGTACAACACACCAGCCACATGGGTTGGAAACTGtaagttcttttttcttttattttttagtaaTTATTATAAATGTTAAATATTTTATTCAGAAAATCTATAGTGCTTAACAAAAATATTATCTTAATGTAGGAATAAGAGAGGAAAGCCAATTATAATAGACCCTGGTCTACATAGTTTAAACAAATCAGAGATCTGGTGGGTTATCAAGCAAAGAAGTCTTCCAACTGCTTTCAAGCTTTATACAggttatttttctttatctttctttgaattttttattCATTATTTATGGCTTCAAATATTCTAAGAGATAATAAAATAAAGGAAGTGGCAAGACATCCAATGAACCCATGCATGTGACTCTTGAAGACAGCAAAGACCATAAAAGGAGGGACTGAAATACCTTTTGCAAAATATATTAGTATATAaacttatttgaagaaattacTAAATCTTAGATACATTTTGAAATAAATGCTAAGAAAAATAGAATTCTTTGGAATTTAAAACCAGAAAGTTGGTCTAATTAGTATCTTCTGACTTATTAAATCTTCATTTTTATTTATCCATTACCGTTAATCCTCATTTCAATGAAGAGGAAAAtagcttttacttttatttgctGCCTTGAAAAGGTTTAACTATATATAACAACAAAATGAGTAACCTTTTTTCAAGCTAAATGattaaaacttttactaaaaaacaagatattcataaaataagctATCTAGCTCGGACCCTCCTAAAATGTTGACGCACTCCTGTCAGGTCCTCCATCGACACACGCCCCGCGGTGTTTTTGAAGAGACGAGCAGCATAGAAATGAGTTCCATTAGACAAAAACTAAGCAGTAACAAAGGTAAAAGTATTAAAAGACTAAAAAAACCTAGTTTGAGCTACATTATCAAGAAAATGCACATGTTAATGTCATAGACACATGCTCTCCACTTGGTTCAAGTGGAATCTTTCTTTTGGGTTCCTAGATTGTGCTCTATGGTAGTACTGAAAAATTAAAATCTTAGTGCTTTGCGAGAATTTATTTCTTAAAGATCTAATTAGCACCTAAAGTTATTAAGGTACAAAAGTGTCGCAAGGCCTAGATCTTAATTGTATTCGTATTGTGATACACCACCTCTAGTGAGAATTCTACTTTGATGGATAGAACTTGATGGCACATGCTTGTGCTGCCTTTTGAATTTGTATGTGTATAATTGTATATATAAGACTCAagatttttgattttatttctttttcatttttatggatGATTCAAGATTTCAACAATTCCAATTTATTTTATCATAATCTTCTTTAGCTCATTTCTCATGATCTATACTTTTATATatccaaacaacaataacaacaacctagtataataTCACGTGTGGGGTCTgggggtagtgtgtacacagaccttacccttaccctggggtagagaggttgtttccgaaagaccctcggcacAAGGAGAAGAAAAAGAGGTAATGGAATAGTAACAACAACATACGTCAGGAAGATAGTACGAGCGACCTAAGACTCAGAAAAATAAATGGAAAAGGCAATAACAATAATCAGAATAATGGGAAGGTACTAGTAAACTGGAGCCGAAAAATAGTACGAACACAACAAGTACCACTATCAAACTAAAGCAAGACATGAACAAACTAGCCTAACACCCACAACGGAGTAGAAAAACGctcaactacctactaacctaCGACCCTAATGTTCGCCCTCTAAACCTTTCTATcaaaggtcatgtcctcggtgaGCTGGAGTCGCGTTATATCctacctgatcacctctccccaatatttgTTAGGCCACCCTCTGCCTCTTCTCATATTTGTCAAGGCCAATCGCTCGCACCTCCTAACTGTGGCATCAAGGCTTCTCCTCTGTACGTGTTCAAACCATCTAAGCCTTGCTTTCCACATTTTGTCTTTCACGGGCGCCACCCCACCTTCGCTCGAATATTCTTTAATATATCCAGATGTGTGTAATTAGACAGACCATGACTGGAGAACAACTACTCTTTTCcttgttttttatttctttcatgtTGGGGTTGGAGGAGATTTGACTGAAGTTTAAATCCAAGGGTTTAACTTACATATAGTGATGGTATAAATAATTTTCACACTTAGTGTATTTAACTTGTTGTAGCACGTAACCTACCTTATTTTCAAGATTGCTGATCACACTTTTTATTGATGTTTACTTATTGTTATTTTTTAGGTGATTTGATACGTTGTTATTGTATAGAAGTTAAACTCTAAATTAGACTTGACATTTCCTCGTCAGTTTGTCGATGAATTGTGTGCGGAATCGTTATTCCCTATTTTTCGATATTTTATGTTTATTTCCATCAGATAGAACTAACACAAAATCTATTTGTAGGTTCAGCTTGGACAGTATTGTCCAGATCCTTTGCAGAATACTGCATAATAGGCTGGGAAAACCTTCCAAGAACTCTTCTTCTCTACTACACTAATTTTGTGTCATCACCAGAGGGTTATTTCCAAACAGTCATATGCAACTCCGAGGAATACAAAAACACCACAGTGAACCATGATCTTCACTACATTACTTGGGACAACCCTCCGAGACAGCACCCCAGATCCCTCGGTCCGAAGGATTACAGAAGAATGGTCTTAAGCAACAGGCCATTTGCCCGGAAGTTTAAGAACAACAATCCTGTCCTTAATAAAATTGATCGTGACATTCTCAGAAGACGAAATGGACAGTTCTCAGCTGGAGGATGGTGCATCAATGACGATGAGCGAGGTTGTTTTAGTCTCCAAGGTGAGAAATATGGCGTTCTAAGGCCTGGAATTGGCGCCAGAAGATTGAAAACATTGTTAAAGAAATTGGTATCTGCACCAAATTTTGCTAAGCGGCAGTGTAGATAATTTGCTAATGAGACTTACTTTTTGTTggaaatatagaaaaatatattatatgaAGACATGAAATAATGTTAGGTCAATTCTTGATAATTGTCATAGTTCATCAGTTTGTACGAGAAAAAGAAAGATATATCTCAGGAATGTTACATCAGGTGTTTAGGTCATTGCAGTCCAGTTTTATTGGTCTTCTTTTTACGTTGTTATCTTTGggttcttttctatttttggggGTGTTCCAATTCTTTCCAAAGTGTAGCCTACACACAGTATGGATCACATTATACATGCTGTATGATCTAAGATCAGAAGTACTGTACTATTATCATTAATACTACTTTTTTTCTGTGATCAGTTGTTTTCTGCTCATTGCATATTATGATGAAAGTGACGACACATGGCAATAAAAAGTCTTGTCCCTCCACATAAATGACGACATTAATATTCCATGATGATTCTTGGATTAGTAATGTTTTGGTAGGGGGATTCCCATTTTATGTATCATATACTCATTTCAATAGTACTTACCACCACTTAGCAGAGTTTTTGAGCAAGGATATATATCTGTCTATTATCACAACTTAGCTTGTTTAAGGGTTTTAGGTCTGGGGCTTTAGAAATTCTAAAGCTTTACTTTTTGTTCCAAATTGATGTTTATTTGACATTACTTTCAAGTAGTGTCGCCTTATTATATACTTCAtccgtttcatattaaatgaggtacttttctttttagtctgttccaaaacaaatgacacatttctaaatttgaaaataattcaactttaaactctttcattttacccatttacccttaatgagaagcttttatagccacacaaatgccATGACCCCACAAattttttaccccttaagcttttaagatcacaagtttcaaaagtcttcttcttttttcttaaacttcgtgccgagtcaaactacctcatataatatgaaacggagggagtactatgtACGTATCGGTTTTTTCAAATATTAAGCGTGTATCTATGTGATGAATGTTTTTGACAAAGTGGCAAGTGATGAAACCCTCAGCAATTTCTTGAATAATATACCTTTGGGAAATGCAAGCAGAAAGAAAGGACAAGTGAAGTGGgagtttgttcattttcttgagGCTTTAAAGAGATTACTTGTTTATCAAACTTGTCATAGTTCACTGGATGTCAACACACACAGGAAAGAGTAGTCAAGTCAGTCATCCCCATGACCTTTTCTTAAATCTCAGTGGCTCAGGAAAAGAAGAAAACTCAGTGATGAATGCAATGTGAAGAAATCTATTCACTAATCTAGAGCAGATCGAGGGGATTTGCTTTAAGTCAAGCCACGCTGATTCTTTGAAGAACATTGTACTCAAAACTTTTTCAGTCAGATAATGCTCTGACTGAGTGCTTTGACTTGCACCAATTTTATGAAATCACTCACTGAGAGCCCCATAGATGTCAAGGAAACTCCTCCTTAGGGACAGTCGCATGGACAGACATGAACATGCAAGTTTTGACAAGAAGAGATGATCCAGGAACACTATGATAGTAGGACAAAGACGCACATATAGTCTCAACTAAGCTACAATTTTAGCATTTTATTTCTTTGCTtgcaacaacttttcttcttttgtttcatgGAAGTTGGAGGAAAAGTTAGGTTTGTCTTACAGAGGAGAGAATTGAGATTATTTTGTCAACAAGTTTGTTAGAAAAGTGAAGGGGCAATCAGTATTCTATCATCCCATGTCAACAAAtttgttagactggatgtttAATACTATGATCAGAACTTTTAGAGAAAAATATGCATATGATTTTCCCTGTTTTGCAAATAGTGGAGTATTATAGTTTTTCTACACCACTTCAGAATGTTCCGACATTCAATCCACGCTACAACTGCAATTACACATTAAACTTACACTTCTACTTGTgtatataaacatgaatatgcaGATGTGTCTTTACACAAAGACATAACTGAAAAGAATAAATTTCTTAATTGTATCATCATTTCATTTCTCTTATAATTTTAAACTAAACTTTCTGCCTGCAGGAACTCTTACTTCATGATACTTGTTGCTCTAACTAAACCAGTGTTCTCATCAGCAGGCATTTTAGCACTGTCTTCTTTGGAAAGTCGCAACAAGCTCAGTAAACGGGGAAGACAGGAGAATGAAAATAAAATGGCAACCACAATAGTGAGTAACAATCAGAAAATGGAAATAGTTACTATT is a genomic window containing:
- the LOC107809081 gene encoding beta-glucuronosyltransferase GlcAT14A-like isoform X1; this translates as MGIKLFMFSFILTSVLFILVYIPTQLSQSPITIFKPTKSFIISNTSKPYPVKFAYLISASKGDVAKLKRLMFSLYHPGNFYLIHLDLDAPEAEHKEISRFVGGNTVFGEINNVWIVGKPNLVTYRGPTMLATTLHAMSMLLRTAKWDWFINLSASDYPLVTQDDLIHAFSDIPRDLNFVQHTSHMGWKLNKRGKPIIIDPGLHSLNKSEIWWVIKQRSLPTAFKLYTGSAWTVLSRSFAEYCIIGWENLPRTLLLYYTNFVSSPEGYFQTVICNSEEYKNTTVNHDLHYITWDNPPRQHPRSLGPKDYRRMVLSNRPFARKFKNNNPVLNKIDRDILRRRNGQFSAGGWCINDDERGCFSLQGEKYGVLRPGIGARRLKTLLKKLVSAPNFAKRQCR
- the LOC107809081 gene encoding beta-glucuronosyltransferase GlcAT14A-like isoform X2; translation: MGIKLFMFSFILTSVLFILVYIPTQLSQSPITIFKPTKSFIISNTSKPYPVKFAYLISASKGDVAKLKRLMFSLYHPGNFYLIHLDLDAPEAEHKEISRFVGGNTVFGEINNVWIVGKPNLVTYRGPTMLATTLHAMSMLLRTAKWDWFINLSASDYPLVTQDDLIHAFSDIPRDLNFVQHTSHMGWKLNKRGKPIIIDPGLHSLNKSEIWWVIKQRSLPTAFKLYTAWTVLSRSFAEYCIIGWENLPRTLLLYYTNFVSSPEGYFQTVICNSEEYKNTTVNHDLHYITWDNPPRQHPRSLGPKDYRRMVLSNRPFARKFKNNNPVLNKIDRDILRRRNGQFSAGGWCINDDERGCFSLQGEKYGVLRPGIGARRLKTLLKKLVSAPNFAKRQCR